A genomic segment from Glycine soja cultivar W05 chromosome 20, ASM419377v2, whole genome shotgun sequence encodes:
- the LOC114403865 gene encoding F-box/kelch-repeat protein At3g23880-like has protein sequence MSPMILPEELLVEILSWVPVKDLLRFRCVAKWLRALISDPTFVKLHLLHMSSRNAHILLTFYDKHYPGDKYSAPRRYCAPCSVHALLHNPSSTIEGFRPFDINVYRVLGVCNGLVCLLVSYRYSHSDFDEFWVRFWNPATRVISDDSPRVYLHNDRPRRYKRYMFGFGYDEWSDTYQAVVLDNNKPQNLEVRVHCMGHTGWKSTLTTTCPAFPILSQDGASVRGTVNWLALPNSSSDYQWETVTIDDLVIFSYDLKNESYRYLLMPDGLLEVPHSPPELVVLKGCLCLSHRHGGNHFGFWLMKEFGVEKSWTRFLNISYDQLHIHGGFLDHPVILCMSEDDGVVLLENGGHGKFILYNKRDNTIECYGELDKGRFQFLSYDYAQSFVMPY, from the coding sequence ATGTCTCCAATGATTCTCCCAGAGGAACTCCTTGTGGAAATCTTGTCATGGGTTCCGGTGAAGGATCTCCTGCGGTTCAGGTGCGTCGCCAAGTGGCTGCGAGCCCTCATCTCCGATCCTACATTCGTCAAACTGCATCTTCTCCACATGTCCTCCAGAAACGCACACATCCTACTAACGTTTTACGACAAACACTACCCTGGAGACAAGTATTCCGCACCCCGCAGGTACTGCGCCCCCTGCTCTGTGCACGCTTTACTCCACAACCCATCTTCCACCATCGAGGGTTTCCGCCCCTTCGACATAAACGTTTACAGAGTCTTGGGTGTCTGCAACGGCTTGGTTTGCTTGCTCGTTTCGTACCGCTATAGTCATAGTGACTTTGATGAATTCTGGGTCCGGTTTTGGAACCCCGCAACGAGGGTCATATCCGACGATTCGCCGCGCGTATATCTCCATAATGATCGCCCCAGGCGATACAAGCGATACATGTTTGGGTTTGGGTATGATGAGTGGAGTGACACATACCAAGCAGTTGTTTTGGATAATAATAAACCACAGAATTTGGAGGTTAGAGTTCACTGCATGGGTCACACTGGTTGGAAGAGCACTTTAACAACAACTTGTCCTGCTTTTCCCATTCTGAGTCAAGATGGAGCGTCTGTGAGGGGCACGGTTAACTGGTTGGCACTTCCCAATTCGAGTTCTGATTACCAATGGGAAACTGTTACTATCGATGACTTAGTCATTTTTTCGTATGATCTGAAGAATGAGTCATACAGATACTTGTTGATGCCTGATGGCCTTTTAGAAGTCCCTCATTCTCCGCCTGAACTTGTGGTCTTGAAGGGTTGCCTCTGTCTTTCTCATCGTCACGGGGGAAATCATTTTGGTTTTTGGCTAATGAAGGAGTTTGGAGTTGAAAAATCTTGGACTCGCTTCCTAAATATAAGTTACGACCAACTTCATATTCATGGCGGCTTTCTGGATCATCCGGTGATCTTGTGCATGTCTGAAGATGATGGTGTCGTGCTCCTGGAGAATGGAGGACACGGAAAATTTATTCTGTATAACAAGAGAGACAATACAATAGAATGTTATGGAGAATTGGACAAAGGCAGATTTCAGTTTTTGTCTTATGATTATGCTCAAAGCTTTGTTATGCCATATTGA